A DNA window from Streptomyces sp. CA-278952 contains the following coding sequences:
- a CDS encoding SAM-dependent methyltransferase, translating to MTGQEPHSIEIDTSKPHPARMYDWFLGGKDNYPVDEQMARQLLALDARGRDMARVNRAFMHRATRRLAESGVRQFLDIGTGIPTEPNLHQIAQRTAPDARVVYCDNDPIVLAHAAALLRSTPEGATEYIQADARRPETILAEAGKVLDFDEPIALSMLALLHFIDDEDGAGELVDKLVEQLPSGSYLVLSHTTGDFNPEGAAQARAMYKARGMTLRPRSRAELTAFFDGLELVEPGVSLSADWHPELGEVIDVPGDEPIPGYAGVARKP from the coding sequence ATGACCGGGCAAGAACCCCACTCCATCGAGATCGACACCAGCAAGCCGCATCCGGCCCGGATGTACGACTGGTTCCTCGGCGGCAAGGACAACTACCCGGTCGACGAACAGATGGCGCGACAGCTGCTCGCCCTGGACGCGCGGGGCCGCGACATGGCGCGGGTCAACCGGGCGTTCATGCACCGGGCCACCCGCCGGCTCGCCGAGAGCGGGGTGCGCCAGTTCCTGGACATCGGCACCGGCATACCCACCGAGCCGAACCTCCACCAGATCGCCCAGAGGACCGCCCCCGACGCACGCGTCGTCTACTGCGACAACGACCCGATCGTGCTCGCCCACGCGGCGGCGCTGCTCCGCTCCACGCCCGAGGGCGCCACCGAGTACATCCAGGCCGACGCCCGCAGGCCGGAGACCATCCTGGCGGAGGCCGGCAAGGTCCTCGACTTCGACGAGCCGATCGCCCTGTCGATGCTGGCCCTGCTGCACTTCATCGACGACGAGGACGGCGCGGGCGAACTGGTCGACAAGCTGGTCGAGCAGCTACCCTCCGGCAGCTATCTCGTGCTCTCGCACACCACCGGCGACTTCAACCCGGAGGGCGCCGCGCAGGCACGGGCCATGTACAAGGCGCGCGGGATGACGTTGCGTCCCCGCAGCCGCGCCGAACTCACGGCGTTCTTCGACGGTCTCGAACTCGTCGAGCCGGGCGTCTCGCTCTCCGCCGACTGGCATCCGGAGCTCGGGGAGGTCATCGACGTCCCGGGCGACGAGCCGATCCCCGGCTACGCCGGCGTGGCCCGCAAACCCTGA
- a CDS encoding DUF397 domain-containing protein — MNHIYNGMPAGDLGSEGWYKPWSGGNGGNCVEAMKLADGRVAVRQSADPDGPALIYSNGEIAAFIQGAKAGQADFLLT, encoded by the coding sequence ATGAACCACATATACAACGGCATGCCCGCCGGTGACCTCGGCTCCGAAGGCTGGTACAAGCCGTGGAGCGGCGGGAACGGCGGCAACTGCGTCGAGGCCATGAAGCTCGCCGACGGGCGGGTCGCCGTACGCCAGTCCGCCGACCCGGACGGCCCCGCTCTCATCTACTCCAACGGCGAGATCGCCGCGTTCATCCAGGGAGCCAAGGCAGGTCAGGCCGACTTCCTTCTCACCTGA
- a CDS encoding helix-turn-helix domain-containing protein — protein MSEPRSAPTVGQVVLGKRLQDLRERVGLTRDQAAKVLRVAPATIRRMETAEVGLKIPYVQLLLKAYGIADQEADAFVDLAEEANKPGWWQRFHDVLPDWFSMYVSLEGAASLLRMYEPHFVPGLLQTEDYARSVMRTGAVGQTRPEDIERHVALRMERQSLLAKEDAPRLWVIMDETVLRRPVGSAQAMRGQIDKLLEATELPHVTLQIAEFATGHHPGTYGPFVLFRFAIPELPDMVYSEYLTGAVYFDARPEVASYLEVMDRMAAQAATAQRTKEILRDFRKEL, from the coding sequence GTGAGCGAACCGCGGTCCGCCCCGACCGTGGGCCAGGTCGTTCTCGGCAAGCGCCTGCAGGATCTGCGCGAGCGTGTCGGTCTGACCCGTGACCAGGCGGCGAAGGTGCTCAGGGTCGCCCCGGCGACGATACGCAGAATGGAAACGGCCGAGGTCGGGCTGAAGATCCCCTACGTCCAGCTGCTGCTGAAGGCGTACGGCATCGCCGACCAGGAGGCCGACGCCTTCGTCGACCTGGCCGAGGAGGCGAACAAGCCGGGCTGGTGGCAGCGTTTCCACGACGTCCTGCCCGACTGGTTCAGCATGTACGTCAGCCTGGAGGGCGCGGCGAGCCTGCTGCGCATGTACGAGCCGCACTTCGTGCCCGGACTCCTCCAGACCGAGGACTACGCACGTTCCGTGATGCGGACCGGAGCCGTCGGCCAGACCCGGCCCGAGGACATCGAGCGCCATGTGGCGCTGCGGATGGAGCGCCAGTCCCTGCTGGCCAAGGAGGACGCTCCCCGACTGTGGGTGATCATGGACGAGACCGTCCTGCGGCGACCCGTCGGCAGCGCGCAGGCGATGCGCGGGCAGATCGACAAGCTGCTCGAAGCCACGGAGCTTCCCCACGTCACGCTGCAGATCGCGGAGTTCGCCACCGGCCACCACCCGGGAACCTACGGGCCGTTCGTCCTCTTCCGGTTCGCCATCCCCGAACTCCCCGACATGGTCTACAGCGAGTACCTGACCGGAGCCGTCTACTTCGACGCCCGACCCGAGGTGGCCTCCTATCTCGAAGTCATGGACCGCATGGCGGCTCAGGCCGCGACTGCACAACGCACGAAGGAAATCCTCCGGGACTTCCGCAAGGAGCTGTGA
- a CDS encoding ATP-binding protein yields the protein MAPGSALIPRLMDLSPGTEALRYCFALPAHPESVAGARELTRARTDAWDLGRDTGDAAVLIVSELVTNAVVHTASTRVVCELSRLGRRLRIAVQDQGHQPDGPRLRRSSDDEHGRGLLLVDAMSSAWGSHDAQNASGRIVWAELAADAEQPSGSERPC from the coding sequence GTGGCACCTGGCAGTGCGCTCATCCCCCGGCTCATGGACCTCAGCCCCGGGACGGAGGCGCTCCGTTACTGCTTCGCGCTACCGGCGCACCCCGAGTCGGTGGCCGGTGCGCGCGAGCTGACGCGAGCCCGGACGGACGCCTGGGACCTGGGCCGTGACACCGGTGACGCGGCTGTCCTCATCGTCTCCGAGCTGGTGACCAACGCCGTCGTGCACACCGCGAGCACCCGGGTGGTGTGCGAGCTGAGCCGGCTCGGCAGACGACTGCGGATAGCCGTGCAGGACCAGGGGCACCAGCCCGACGGTCCGCGGCTGCGCCGCTCGTCGGACGACGAGCACGGCCGCGGTCTGCTCCTGGTCGACGCGATGAGCAGCGCCTGGGGTTCGCACGACGCCCAGAACGCCTCCGGACGCATCGTCTGGGCGGAGCTGGCGGCCGACGCGGAGCAGCCGTCCGGCTCGGAGCGGCCATGCTGA
- a CDS encoding 6-phospho-beta-glucosidase → MKLTILGGGGFRVPLVYGALLGDHAEGRVSLITLYDTDADRLTAVARVLEEQGRGIADAPAVVATTELDEALRGADFVFSAIRVGGLAGRAADERVALDEGVLGQETVGAGGIAYGLRTVPVALDLARRIARLAPHAWVINFTNPAGLVTEAMSRHLGDRVIGICDSPVGLGRRVARVLGVDPDRAWIDYAGLNHLGWVRGLYVDGRDELPRLLADPKLLASFEEGRLFGAELLRSLGAIPNEYLHYYYFNREAVRAYQEADQTRGAFLRDQQEGFYARMREPGTPALATWDRTRAEREATYMAANREVAGAGEREESDLESGGYEQVALALMRAVARNERTSLILNVRNRTALSALDADAVVEVPCLVDANGAHPVAVSPLPNHAVGLVTAVKAVERAVLEAAESGSRAAAVQAFALHPLVDSVAVAGRLLDRYVEVHPQLAHLDRP, encoded by the coding sequence GTGAAGCTGACAATTCTTGGCGGTGGCGGATTCCGGGTGCCTCTCGTGTACGGGGCCCTCCTCGGCGATCACGCCGAGGGCCGCGTCTCCCTGATCACGCTGTACGACACCGACGCCGACCGGCTCACCGCCGTCGCCCGCGTCCTGGAGGAGCAGGGGCGGGGCATCGCGGACGCGCCCGCCGTCGTCGCCACCACGGAGCTCGACGAGGCACTGCGCGGCGCCGACTTCGTCTTCTCCGCCATCCGGGTCGGCGGGCTGGCCGGACGCGCCGCCGACGAACGGGTGGCCCTCGACGAAGGCGTCCTCGGCCAGGAGACCGTCGGCGCCGGCGGCATCGCGTACGGGCTGCGCACCGTCCCCGTCGCCCTCGACCTCGCCCGCCGCATCGCCCGGCTCGCCCCGCACGCCTGGGTCATCAACTTCACCAACCCGGCGGGCCTCGTCACCGAGGCCATGTCCCGGCACCTGGGAGACCGGGTCATCGGGATCTGCGACTCGCCGGTCGGTCTCGGGCGGCGGGTCGCCCGCGTCCTGGGAGTCGACCCGGACCGGGCCTGGATCGACTACGCCGGGCTCAACCACCTCGGGTGGGTGCGGGGGCTGTACGTGGACGGGCGGGACGAACTGCCCCGGCTGCTCGCCGACCCGAAGCTGCTCGCATCCTTCGAGGAGGGCCGTCTCTTCGGCGCGGAGCTGCTCCGGTCGCTGGGCGCGATCCCCAACGAATACCTGCACTACTACTACTTCAACCGGGAAGCCGTACGCGCCTACCAGGAGGCCGATCAGACCCGGGGCGCCTTCCTCCGGGACCAGCAGGAGGGCTTCTACGCCCGCATGCGGGAGCCCGGCACCCCTGCCCTGGCCACCTGGGACCGCACCCGCGCCGAACGCGAGGCGACGTACATGGCGGCGAACCGCGAGGTCGCCGGGGCGGGGGAGCGGGAGGAGAGCGACCTGGAGTCCGGTGGCTACGAACAGGTCGCGCTCGCCCTGATGCGGGCCGTCGCCCGCAACGAACGCACCTCGTTGATCCTCAACGTCCGCAACCGCACCGCCCTTTCGGCCCTGGACGCGGACGCCGTCGTCGAGGTGCCCTGCCTCGTCGACGCCAACGGGGCCCACCCGGTGGCCGTCTCCCCCCTCCCGAACCACGCGGTCGGTCTCGTCACCGCCGTGAAGGCAGTGGAGCGGGCGGTGCTGGAGGCGGCGGAGAGCGGGTCCCGCGCGGCGGCCGTCCAGGCGTTCGCGCTGCACCCGCTGGTCGACTCCGTGGCAGTGGCCGGGCGGCTGCTCGACCGGTACGTCGAGGTCCATCCGCAGCTCGCCCACCTCGACCGGCCCTGA
- a CDS encoding cytochrome P450 — translation MTTPFHHEPGAVPPPQCPAHNLDIGPGGLRRLYGPEAENDPAGLYDKLRAEHGTVAPILLHGDVPAWLVLGHSENLHVTRTPSQFSRDSRRWRALQDGSVAPDHPLAPIFTWQPVCVFADGAKHERQRGAVTDSMERIDTRGVRRHINRFSNRLVNDFCEKGTADLVSQFAEHLPMMVVCAIFGMPDEYDERLVQAARDMTRGTETAVASNAHIVSVLTRLVERRRAESAPDLASWLVEHPASMTDTEVIEHLRLIMIAAYESTANLIANVLRMVLIDPRFRARLSGGHMTVPEAVEQTLWDEPPFTAVFGRWAVGDTELGGQQIKAGDALLVGIAPANTDPTVRPDLAADMSGNRAHLAFSGGPHECPGQDIGRAIADVGIDALLMRLPDLELGVGEGELRWVGNIMSRHLVELPVKFAPSPQQKLDADPLSVMARAARPADAWEISSPARQVPEPRHEAAVAQPAHAPGATPAPAPGPTPTPARGATPAPAPAAPFEPEPAPSPESAPVATIPQQRRPAAPARLWQAVVRWWSGY, via the coding sequence GTGACAACCCCCTTCCACCACGAACCCGGCGCCGTGCCCCCGCCCCAGTGCCCGGCCCACAACCTCGACATCGGCCCCGGCGGACTGCGCCGGCTCTACGGCCCCGAGGCGGAGAACGACCCGGCGGGCCTCTACGACAAGCTCCGCGCCGAACACGGCACGGTCGCCCCGATCCTGCTCCACGGCGACGTTCCCGCCTGGCTCGTCCTCGGCCACAGCGAGAACCTCCACGTCACCCGTACGCCCTCCCAGTTCTCCCGGGACTCGCGGCGCTGGCGGGCCCTCCAGGACGGCAGCGTCGCCCCCGACCACCCGCTAGCCCCGATCTTCACCTGGCAGCCCGTCTGCGTGTTCGCCGACGGCGCCAAGCACGAACGGCAGCGCGGCGCGGTCACCGACAGCATGGAGCGCATCGACACCCGCGGGGTGCGCCGCCACATCAACCGCTTCAGTAACCGCCTCGTCAACGACTTCTGCGAGAAGGGCACCGCCGACCTGGTCAGCCAGTTCGCGGAGCATCTGCCGATGATGGTGGTGTGCGCGATCTTCGGCATGCCGGACGAGTACGACGAGCGTCTCGTCCAGGCGGCGCGGGACATGACGCGCGGCACCGAGACCGCCGTGGCCAGCAACGCCCACATCGTGTCCGTGCTGACGCGCCTGGTCGAGCGCCGCCGTGCCGAATCCGCGCCGGACCTGGCCTCCTGGCTCGTCGAGCACCCCGCGTCGATGACCGACACCGAGGTCATCGAGCATCTGCGCCTGATCATGATCGCCGCCTACGAGTCCACCGCCAACCTCATCGCCAACGTGCTGCGCATGGTCCTGATCGACCCGCGTTTCCGCGCCCGGCTCAGCGGCGGGCACATGACCGTCCCCGAGGCGGTGGAGCAGACCCTGTGGGACGAGCCGCCGTTCACCGCGGTGTTCGGCCGCTGGGCGGTGGGTGACACGGAGCTGGGCGGCCAGCAGATCAAGGCGGGCGACGCCCTGCTCGTCGGGATCGCCCCGGCCAACACCGACCCCACCGTCCGCCCGGACCTGGCCGCCGACATGAGCGGCAACCGCGCCCACCTCGCTTTCAGCGGCGGCCCCCACGAGTGCCCGGGACAGGACATCGGCCGGGCCATCGCCGACGTCGGGATCGACGCGCTGCTGATGCGCCTGCCCGACCTGGAGCTCGGTGTCGGGGAGGGCGAGCTGCGCTGGGTCGGCAACATCATGTCCCGCCACCTGGTCGAGCTGCCGGTGAAGTTCGCCCCCAGCCCCCAGCAGAAGCTGGACGCCGACCCGCTCTCGGTGATGGCCCGCGCCGCCCGTCCGGCCGACGCCTGGGAGATCTCCTCCCCGGCCAGGCAGGTCCCCGAGCCCCGGCACGAGGCGGCCGTGGCGCAGCCCGCCCACGCCCCGGGCGCCACACCCGCCCCGGCGCCGGGCCCCACGCCCACTCCCGCCCGGGGTGCCACACCCGCTCCCGCCCCGGCCGCGCCCTTCGAGCCCGAACCGGCTCCTTCCCCGGAATCCGCTCCGGTGGCGACGATCCCGCAGCAGCGCCGGCCGGCCGCCCCCGCCCGGCTCTGGCAGGCCGTCGTCCGCTGGTGGAGCGGCTACTGA
- a CDS encoding GTP-binding protein, producing MDFRNSDTITGPRSEDVLPTTATAAVKVVIVGGFGVGKTTMVGSVSEIRPLTTEETMTQAGVGVDDNAGVETKTATTVAMDFGRISLSEELILYLFGTPGQERFWFLWNGLFEGALGAVVLIDTRRLEVSFDVIGRLEERGVPFVVAVNTFPDAPHHPVEALRRALDLPDEVPMVDCDARLRASSRDVLMTLMRYLHSLAIPLA from the coding sequence ACGTCCTTCCCACCACGGCCACCGCCGCGGTGAAGGTCGTGATCGTCGGCGGGTTCGGCGTCGGCAAGACGACCATGGTCGGTTCGGTGAGCGAGATCCGGCCGCTGACGACCGAAGAGACCATGACCCAGGCCGGCGTCGGCGTGGACGACAACGCCGGGGTGGAGACGAAGACCGCCACCACGGTCGCCATGGACTTCGGCCGGATCAGCCTCAGCGAGGAACTGATCCTCTATCTGTTCGGCACCCCCGGCCAGGAGCGCTTCTGGTTCCTCTGGAACGGCCTCTTCGAGGGCGCCCTCGGCGCGGTCGTCCTCATCGACACGAGACGGCTCGAAGTCAGCTTCGACGTCATCGGCCGGCTGGAGGAGCGCGGAGTGCCCTTCGTAGTGGCCGTGAACACCTTCCCCGACGCGCCGCACCACCCGGTCGAGGCCCTGCGCAGAGCCCTCGACCTGCCGGACGAGGTTCCGATGGTCGACTGCGACGCGCGGCTGCGGGCCTCCAGCCGCGATGTGCTGATGACCCTGATGCGCTATCTGCACAGCCTGGCCATCCCCCTCGCCTGA